From candidate division KSB1 bacterium:
ACCAACGTGTGGTATTTTGCCTCGGTGTCCCGCAGAATTCGCTCTGTGTTTTTCTGGCTGCTCAGGTCCGCGATAACAACCAGGGACATCCGGCGGCCAGCGTGCTCTACGGGCGAAATAGTCACCAGGGCATCCATCTGTCGGCCATCGTGGCAGACAAGAACGCACTCGAATGCTTCGCGTTTTCCCTCGCGCCGCGCGAGGCGTTGCTTGCTCGCAAAGAGTTTTCTATCCTCTTGACGGACCGCCTTCAGCAATGAGAGCCCGTGTATGTCTCCTGGGGCTGGTACGTAGCCGAAAAGCATCTCAGAGGCCTTGTTCGCAAAAACTATCCTGTCGTCCTCGAGGAGGAGAGTGATATGGGGCAAAACCTCTGCCAAAGTGCGGAATTGTTGCTCGGAGTGGCGGAGAGCGGCCTCAGCCTTGCGCTGGGCGGTAACATCGGTGAGGAAGCCGACTACGCCGGAGAGTTGGCCAGTATCGTCGCGCAAAGCATACGCGCGTGCAACACACTCACCCTGGGAACCATCCTGGCGGCGGAATCTGCCCTCTTCAATAACGGCAAGACCGTTCGTCCTAAGGGTTTCCAGCACAGTCTCCCGTTCGGAGGGTCTGGCATACAGGGAAACCCCCTTCTTTCCCACAAGCGCCTGGGGTGTGCTGTACCCAAACATCCGCGCCGTAGCATCGTTGGCAAGTACCACCTTGCCTGTACGGTCGGTAACAAGAATGGCCTCGGATGCCATATCAAAGAGGGCGCGGTACATGTCTTCACAAACGGCGGTCCCAGTTGTCCCCACAGGGGGTGCATAGCGCTGATGACAGGTGCCCTGGATGCCGATGATCTGCTCCCTCTCTCGCACTGGCCAGGCGTGGACAACCACCGGCACGCAGTCGTCGCCCCTTCGGAGGAGGTCAAGCTGGATGGGGAGGTGTTCGCCGCCTCTCAACATTTGCTTGAAAGCCTCGTGGACGGCGTTCTTGTGTCGAGCAGAAACAAGTTGCTCCAGCGGGGTTCCAAGAAGTTCCTCGGTCCTGTAACCGAGCAGTGAGGCCAGCCACGGGTTGACGAAGCAAAACCGGCCTTTGCGATCCAGGGTGAAGATCCCCTCCTTAGCCTGCTCAGGGGCAAAGGAGGCCGCGCCTCCAAGACGGCTCGCGGTGCTGTTAATTGTCATAGGTTCAGTCCCTGCCTAGTCTGAGAAAATCCCTTCGAGCGTCTCCCCGGGCCATAGAGCCGATACGGGCGTGAGGACGGTACCCCATGGCGGTTCCCCCTGCCTTCAGGGGAGAGCGTGCTCGAGCCGGCGTCAAGGACTGGACAGCCACACCAACGAGTTGGTTTCGTAGGCAACTGGTCGTTTCTCCTCGTTTTGGGTGCTTGGTAGCAAAGACCGCGCTCCCGTTCCTCATGTCAGTGGTCCGCCTCGAACGGCGTCTA
This genomic window contains:
- a CDS encoding PAS domain-containing protein, which codes for MTINSTASRLGGAASFAPEQAKEGIFTLDRKGRFCFVNPWLASLLGYRTEELLGTPLEQLVSARHKNAVHEAFKQMLRGGEHLPIQLDLLRRGDDCVPVVVHAWPVREREQIIGIQGTCHQRYAPPVGTTGTAVCEDMYRALFDMASEAILVTDRTGKVVLANDATARMFGYSTPQALVGKKGVSLYARPSERETVLETLRTNGLAVIEEGRFRRQDGSQGECVARAYALRDDTGQLSGVVGFLTDVTAQRKAEAALRHSEQQFRTLAEVLPHITLLLEDDRIVFANKASEMLFGYVPAPGDIHGLSLLKAVRQEDRKLFASKQRLARREGKREAFECVLVCHDGRQMDALVTISPVEHAGRRMSLVVIADLSSQKNTERILRDTEAKYHTLV